From Jeotgalibaca dankookensis, one genomic window encodes:
- a CDS encoding ABC transporter permease codes for MKLKQKEKRANRMLSIGTWIAILAGWYLYTATIGSNSFMLPSPAEVMAAFGTIIKDGYNGISLSRHLIDSFRRLFIAVTLAAVTAVPLGLLSGYLPKIRAVVDSIVQFYRPIPPLAYYALLIIWLGIEDESKISLLFLAAFAPIYIACVSAVSGINEDYILSAASLGASQKDVFFKIILPASLPDILTSLRTALGFAYTTLVAAEMTAATSGIGWMVIDASRYLKSDVMFVGIIIMGLTGVLMDSGLQYIETKVVYWKGKD; via the coding sequence ATGAAATTGAAACAGAAAGAGAAGCGAGCCAATCGGATGCTTTCGATTGGTACTTGGATTGCGATATTGGCAGGGTGGTATTTGTATACAGCCACAATAGGCAGTAATTCTTTTATGCTCCCTTCGCCAGCTGAAGTAATGGCCGCTTTTGGAACGATTATTAAAGACGGTTATAATGGTATTAGTCTATCTCGACATCTCATCGATAGTTTTAGAAGACTTTTTATAGCAGTCACTCTAGCAGCTGTTACAGCAGTGCCACTCGGTCTTTTAAGTGGCTATTTACCAAAAATAAGGGCAGTGGTTGATTCAATTGTTCAATTTTATCGTCCCATTCCTCCATTGGCTTATTATGCATTATTAATTATTTGGTTGGGGATTGAAGATGAATCTAAAATCAGTCTATTATTTTTAGCAGCATTTGCACCTATTTACATCGCTTGTGTATCAGCAGTTAGTGGTATAAATGAAGACTATATTCTAAGCGCTGCATCACTCGGGGCATCACAGAAAGATGTCTTTTTCAAGATTATTTTACCGGCAAGTTTGCCCGATATTTTGACGAGTTTACGAACTGCTTTAGGATTCGCTTATACAACGCTCGTTGCAGCTGAAATGACAGCAGCAACCTCGGGGATAGGGTGGATGGTAATTGATGCTTCTCGCTATTTAAAATCAGATGTCATGTTTGTAGGCATCATAATTATGGGACTAACCGGCGTCTTAATGGATAGCGGGTTGCAATATATAGAAACGAAAGTTGTTTATTGGAAAGGAAAAGATTAA
- a CDS encoding ABC transporter substrate-binding protein — MQIKKKKLIVTFLMSFLIVLTACSSGETNATLPEKVNIGYLRVPNDEMIAKSQAYFEKYYEDKGIETNFIVFDSGVEANQAFASGSVDFASMGHTNGVVALSRGIPVELIWLHEILGETEGLAVREGAGISSLQDLKGKKIATTFASTSHYSLLQILKEERIEDQVELLDMQTVDIVAAWERGDIDAAYTWQPSLGALLDKGNILISSKEISEMGHQTANIVLARKAFTEEYPELTVDFIAGLVEGGDFYRGNPEEATVISADALGITPEEATIQMEGSLWLTPKEEISSDYIGTSEQVGGFSKVMKESSDFLQGQGLIPKSPSQEEFDTFINPEFVEMYLERED; from the coding sequence ATGCAAATAAAAAAGAAAAAGCTAATAGTAACTTTTCTGATGAGTTTTCTTATTGTACTAACAGCCTGTTCATCAGGAGAAACAAATGCTACGCTACCAGAAAAAGTGAATATTGGTTACCTTCGTGTACCTAATGACGAAATGATTGCGAAAAGCCAAGCGTATTTTGAAAAGTATTATGAAGATAAAGGAATTGAAACGAATTTTATTGTTTTTGATTCTGGTGTAGAAGCCAACCAAGCCTTTGCTTCAGGGAGTGTTGATTTTGCTTCGATGGGTCATACCAATGGTGTCGTAGCATTGTCGCGCGGTATCCCGGTAGAGTTGATTTGGTTACACGAAATTCTAGGCGAAACTGAAGGCTTAGCTGTCCGGGAGGGTGCCGGAATTTCTAGCCTACAAGATTTAAAAGGTAAAAAGATTGCAACAACCTTCGCATCCACTTCCCACTATAGTCTTCTTCAAATACTTAAAGAAGAAAGAATAGAAGATCAAGTAGAGCTATTAGATATGCAGACCGTAGACATTGTTGCTGCGTGGGAAAGAGGAGATATTGATGCTGCTTATACTTGGCAGCCATCTTTAGGAGCCTTGTTAGATAAAGGGAATATTTTGATTTCTTCAAAAGAAATTTCCGAAATGGGCCACCAGACAGCCAATATTGTCCTAGCTAGAAAAGCATTTACAGAAGAATATCCAGAATTAACGGTTGATTTTATTGCTGGACTGGTTGAAGGAGGCGACTTCTACCGCGGAAATCCAGAAGAGGCTACGGTCATAAGTGCGGATGCTTTAGGAATTACCCCAGAAGAAGCCACTATCCAAATGGAGGGCTCGCTTTGGTTAACTCCTAAAGAAGAAATTTCATCTGACTATATAGGGACAAGCGAGCAGGTAGGTGGATTCTCTAAAGTGATGAAAGAAAGTTCAGATTTTCTTCAAGGGCAAGGATTAATTCCCAAATCACCTAGCCAAGAGGAGTTCGATACCTTTATCAACCCAGAATTTGTGGAAATGTATTTAGAAAGAGAGGATTGA
- a CDS encoding ABC transporter ATP-binding protein, producing MTQSSALLEIKNVGMVYESERSETIPAITDINLKIEKGEFICILGPSGCGKSTLLKIIAGYQFPSNGEVFYDGEKVTGPSWDRGVVFQSPTLYPWLSVKENVGFGPKVRGLNKDIIEKTSLRLLQEVGLEEHRDKAVFELSGGMKQRVALARVLANQPQMILMDEPLGALDALTRLNMQGLIRDLWQQTKNTIIMITHDVDEALSLGTRLLVMSPQPGTIEKSYEIDFTYSAQSKNNHRVKVDAEYLSLKDEILDIINIAAQKELNKA from the coding sequence ATGACCCAATCATCTGCACTTTTAGAAATAAAAAATGTTGGAATGGTTTATGAAAGTGAACGCTCCGAAACCATCCCGGCTATCACGGATATCAATTTAAAAATCGAAAAAGGTGAATTTATCTGTATTCTAGGGCCTTCGGGTTGTGGAAAAAGTACACTACTTAAAATTATTGCCGGTTACCAATTCCCATCTAATGGAGAAGTTTTTTATGATGGTGAAAAAGTTACTGGACCGAGTTGGGATCGAGGTGTTGTTTTTCAATCACCAACTTTATACCCCTGGCTATCTGTAAAAGAAAATGTCGGTTTTGGACCCAAAGTGAGAGGCCTAAATAAGGATATAATAGAAAAGACTAGTTTACGTTTGCTTCAAGAAGTTGGTCTAGAAGAGCATCGGGACAAAGCGGTTTTTGAATTATCAGGTGGGATGAAACAACGAGTCGCTTTAGCGCGTGTACTCGCTAACCAGCCACAAATGATTTTAATGGATGAACCATTAGGAGCACTTGATGCGCTGACGCGCTTGAATATGCAAGGTTTGATTCGAGACTTGTGGCAACAAACGAAGAACACCATTATCATGATTACGCATGACGTCGATGAAGCACTTTCGCTAGGAACACGACTCCTAGTTATGTCACCGCAACCGGGCACAATCGAAAAATCTTATGAGATTGATTTTACCTATTCAGCGCAAAGTAAGAATAACCATCGTGTCAAAGTTGATGCAGAATATTTAAGTTTAAAAGACGAAATTCTTGATATTATTAATATAGCTGCTCAAAAAGAATTAAATAAGGCTTAA
- a CDS encoding alpha/beta fold hydrolase encodes MKIVVRKRMLGAIPLLEVVPYEMRNEKLPLIIYYHGWQSSKELNLTQARSLAREGFRILLPDSMNHGERKQPVSKIPSFTFWQSIQSNLFEFGFILDHFRKKGVVSDVIGVGGLSMGGMTTCGLLTHHPEIKAAACVMGSPKLVAYRDRIQANVKAGDRYLPKDYETLTNWIPEYDLSLQTEKIADRPFFIWHGRQDVVVPYEDTAAFVAENPDLKSIQFVSEKEEHLVKSPTMEKVTDFFVKALLN; translated from the coding sequence ATGAAAATAGTTGTTCGGAAAAGAATGTTAGGGGCTATTCCACTTTTAGAAGTTGTCCCTTATGAAATGCGAAATGAAAAATTACCACTAATTATTTATTACCACGGTTGGCAATCATCGAAAGAGTTAAATTTGACTCAAGCTCGTTCATTGGCGCGAGAAGGTTTTAGAATTTTACTCCCAGATTCTATGAATCATGGCGAAAGAAAGCAACCTGTTTCGAAGATTCCATCTTTTACTTTTTGGCAAAGTATTCAATCCAACTTGTTCGAGTTTGGATTTATTTTGGATCATTTCCGTAAAAAGGGAGTGGTCAGTGATGTCATTGGTGTTGGGGGCCTTTCAATGGGTGGGATGACAACCTGTGGCTTGCTCACTCATCATCCAGAAATTAAGGCGGCCGCTTGTGTGATGGGCTCTCCTAAACTAGTCGCTTATCGCGATCGCATTCAAGCCAATGTGAAAGCCGGTGATCGTTATCTGCCAAAAGATTATGAGACGCTCACCAATTGGATACCGGAATACGATTTATCTTTACAAACTGAAAAAATAGCGGATCGTCCCTTCTTTATTTGGCATGGTCGGCAAGATGTGGTGGTGCCTTATGAGGATACAGCAGCATTTGTGGCTGAAAATCCTGATTTAAAATCTATTCAATTTGTTTCTGAAAAAGAAGAACACTTAGTTAAGTCCCCTACTATGGAAAAAGTTACTGATTTCTTTGTAAAAGCACTTTTAAATTAA
- a CDS encoding DUF4256 domain-containing protein produces MNQEELITALEDRFIKNKNRHEQLTWQEIKEKLIAQPDKIAILFKMEASGGEPDILGNDFIFVDCSPETPIGRRSICYDRLALDSRKKNKPANDAITMAKDMGIELLTETEYATLQSYGEFDTKTSSWIKTPDDIRNLGGALFCDCRYGRVFTYHNGADSYYSARGFRGKLIL; encoded by the coding sequence ATGAATCAAGAAGAGCTTATAACTGCACTGGAGGACCGTTTTATAAAAAATAAAAATCGTCATGAGCAACTTACTTGGCAAGAAATAAAAGAAAAACTAATAGCGCAACCAGACAAAATTGCCATACTTTTTAAAATGGAAGCAAGTGGTGGAGAGCCGGATATTCTGGGGAATGATTTTATCTTTGTGGATTGTTCACCCGAAACGCCCATTGGACGCCGCAGTATTTGTTATGACCGTCTAGCGTTGGATAGTAGAAAGAAAAACAAACCGGCTAACGATGCCATTACTATGGCGAAGGATATGGGGATCGAGCTATTAACAGAAACGGAATATGCAACTCTTCAATCTTATGGAGAATTTGACACGAAAACTTCTTCCTGGATAAAAACCCCTGATGACATTCGAAATCTTGGTGGTGCGCTATTCTGTGATTGCCGATATGGTAGAGTTTTTACTTATCACAATGGAGCAGACTCTTATTATAGTGCACGCGGTTTTCGTGGAAAATTGATACTCTAA
- a CDS encoding cation:proton antiporter — translation MLLSFALIFLVGITLGRIFEVIKLPKLIGMLLTGVLLGPYVWNLIDPTVLEISTDLRQIALIIILTRAGLNLNIDDLKKVGRPAILMCFVPATLEIIGMMLLAPRFLGVTLLEAAVMGTVVAAVSPAVIVPKMLVLMEEGYGTKKSIPQMVLAGASVDDVYVIVLFTAFVELLKGGTIQARDFLAIPSAIIFGIIGGVIVGLELIYLFKRVSMRDTTKVAVILSVSFILVALEQALNGIMGFSGLLAIMALGVTIHQNNVDTAQRLSNKFSKLWVGAEVFLFVLVGATVNISYAFKAGTAAILLILAVLIFRTVGVFISLIGTNLNKKERVFTAFSYMPKATVQAAIGGLPLAMGLASGELILTVAVVAIMVTAPLGAILVDSTYKKFLKQE, via the coding sequence ATGCTACTGTCATTCGCACTTATATTTTTAGTAGGGATTACTTTAGGAAGAATTTTTGAAGTGATTAAGCTCCCCAAGTTGATTGGGATGCTTTTAACGGGAGTTTTACTAGGTCCTTACGTTTGGAATTTGATCGATCCGACTGTGTTAGAAATCTCAACAGATCTGAGACAAATTGCTTTAATTATTATTTTAACGCGCGCAGGACTTAATTTGAATATTGATGATTTAAAAAAGGTGGGGCGTCCAGCCATTTTAATGTGTTTTGTCCCAGCAACTCTAGAAATAATTGGGATGATGTTACTAGCGCCACGTTTCTTAGGAGTTACTCTTTTAGAAGCAGCAGTAATGGGTACGGTTGTAGCAGCTGTTTCACCAGCAGTTATTGTACCTAAAATGCTCGTTTTGATGGAAGAAGGGTATGGGACTAAAAAGAGTATCCCACAGATGGTTTTGGCCGGTGCATCAGTTGATGATGTTTATGTGATTGTTCTGTTTACTGCTTTTGTTGAATTATTAAAAGGAGGAACCATCCAAGCACGTGATTTCTTAGCAATTCCAAGTGCCATTATTTTTGGAATCATTGGTGGTGTGATTGTTGGACTAGAGCTTATTTATTTATTCAAACGTGTCTCTATGCGTGATACGACTAAAGTGGCGGTTATTTTATCGGTTTCGTTTATTCTCGTAGCCTTAGAGCAAGCACTCAACGGTATTATGGGATTTTCAGGTTTGTTGGCAATAATGGCGTTAGGAGTGACCATTCATCAAAATAATGTCGATACGGCCCAACGCTTATCCAATAAATTTTCTAAATTATGGGTTGGAGCAGAAGTGTTTTTATTTGTTTTAGTAGGCGCAACGGTTAATATCTCTTATGCTTTCAAAGCAGGAACAGCTGCTATTCTTTTAATTTTAGCTGTTTTAATATTTAGAACGGTCGGTGTCTTTATAAGTTTAATTGGCACAAATCTTAATAAAAAAGAGCGGGTCTTTACAGCTTTTTCTTATATGCCTAAAGCAACGGTTCAAGCTGCAATTGGTGGGTTACCCTTAGCAATGGGATTAGCAAGCGGCGAATTAATTTTAACCGTAGCCGTTGTAGCTATTATGGTAACCGCCCCCTTAGGAGCAATTTTAGTTGATAGCACATATAAGAAATTTCTTAAACAAGAATAA
- a CDS encoding glutathione S-transferase family protein, which yields MGLLVNGKWRVDWNLAEDADGHFIRQDSQFRNWVTADGSAGPTGESGFKAEENRYHLYISLACPWASRVMIMRSIKGLKDMISVSIVNPLMLANGWSFETGPGVVADPIIGADYLYQIYIHADPNYSGRVTVPILYDKKTNKIVSNESSEIMRILNSAFDHLGASEGDYYPEELQEEIDRVNDLVYHAVNNGVYKVGFSTKQSVYEEEVTNLFEALNTLEVRLTDGPYLMGNQITEADWRLFTTLIRFDSVYYGHFKCNLRHLTEYPHLWRYTRELYHYPGVMETVDFDHIKEHYYRSHKTINPNGIVPLGPILDFSL from the coding sequence ATGGGATTATTGGTTAATGGGAAATGGCGAGTGGATTGGAACCTTGCTGAAGACGCAGATGGTCATTTTATTCGGCAAGATTCACAGTTTCGCAATTGGGTTACTGCTGATGGGAGTGCAGGGCCAACTGGCGAATCAGGATTCAAAGCCGAAGAAAATCGCTATCATCTTTATATATCGTTGGCTTGTCCCTGGGCAAGTCGGGTCATGATTATGCGTAGCATCAAAGGGCTAAAGGATATGATTTCCGTTTCGATTGTAAACCCCTTGATGCTAGCTAATGGTTGGTCTTTTGAGACGGGACCGGGTGTTGTCGCGGATCCGATTATTGGGGCTGATTATTTGTACCAAATTTATATCCATGCGGATCCCAACTATAGTGGACGTGTAACGGTTCCGATTCTTTATGATAAAAAGACAAATAAAATTGTGAGTAATGAATCTTCTGAAATAATGCGCATACTGAATTCGGCTTTTGATCATTTAGGAGCCAGTGAAGGTGATTATTATCCTGAAGAGCTACAAGAGGAGATTGATCGTGTGAATGATCTGGTTTATCATGCGGTTAATAATGGCGTGTATAAAGTTGGCTTTTCAACGAAGCAGAGCGTGTATGAAGAAGAAGTTACTAATCTTTTTGAAGCTTTGAATACGTTAGAAGTAAGGTTAACAGATGGGCCTTATCTAATGGGGAACCAGATCACTGAAGCAGACTGGCGCCTCTTTACGACGCTCATCCGGTTTGACTCTGTTTATTATGGGCACTTTAAATGTAACCTGCGCCATTTAACTGAATATCCACACTTGTGGCGCTATACGCGTGAACTCTACCATTACCCGGGTGTTATGGAAACCGTGGATTTTGACCACATCAAAGAACATTATTACCGTAGCCACAAAACGATTAACCCCAATGGCATTGTTCCTTTGGGACCGATACTTGATTTCAGTCTTTAA
- a CDS encoding acyltransferase family protein, with protein sequence MNIRNYNMDVLKALAIISVILLHSLTFKTELKILAPHHIKQAVPVFMILTGYNTAKSYQKRGFKTLPQFYEFNYLRKRLERLIYPFVFIWLLQMLTLFLFTDKLDLSLFIRSFFRGGRGPGSYFVPIIVQTTLLLPFIYLFLKKNKKQPVLIMFLVSLGLELFSRLTDMGAASYRLLVFRYVFALTLGVWLAMNDKKVNYKWLAFLSIVSFIYITAVNYFDWIFIMEKYWEGSHAPAYFWTLLIVFIGLKLPPVRIERKVNRIFVKIGQASYHIFLAQMVYFWRLKDLLPPLPPAVKLSLNMVLCLVLGLLFFELEKLAWKRVVSKN encoded by the coding sequence ATGAATATACGTAATTATAATATGGATGTCTTAAAAGCATTAGCGATTATATCGGTAATTTTATTGCACAGTTTAACCTTTAAAACGGAACTAAAAATTTTAGCACCTCACCACATTAAGCAAGCTGTACCAGTTTTTATGATACTGACTGGCTATAATACAGCAAAGTCTTATCAAAAAAGAGGATTTAAGACCTTGCCCCAGTTTTACGAGTTTAACTACTTACGGAAACGATTGGAGCGACTCATTTATCCCTTCGTATTTATTTGGTTGTTACAGATGTTGACTCTTTTTTTATTTACAGATAAATTGGATTTAAGTTTGTTTATCCGCTCATTTTTTAGAGGTGGTCGCGGACCGGGGAGTTATTTTGTACCGATTATTGTCCAAACAACTTTACTCTTACCTTTTATTTATTTATTTTTGAAAAAGAATAAAAAACAGCCCGTATTAATAATGTTTCTGGTCAGTTTAGGCTTAGAATTATTTTCGCGACTGACGGATATGGGCGCCGCTTCTTACCGTCTCCTGGTCTTTCGTTATGTATTTGCTCTAACATTAGGTGTTTGGTTGGCTATGAATGATAAAAAAGTTAATTACAAATGGTTAGCGTTTCTATCTATAGTAAGCTTCATTTATATCACAGCAGTGAATTATTTCGATTGGATTTTTATTATGGAAAAATATTGGGAAGGTTCACACGCACCCGCTTACTTTTGGACACTTTTAATTGTTTTCATCGGATTAAAACTTCCGCCAGTTAGAATCGAGAGAAAAGTCAATCGTATTTTTGTAAAAATTGGGCAAGCCTCATATCATATCTTTTTAGCGCAGATGGTTTATTTTTGGCGGTTAAAGGATCTTTTGCCCCCGTTACCACCAGCTGTAAAACTTTCTTTGAACATGGTGCTATGTTTAGTGCTAGGGTTATTGTTTTTTGAACTTGAAAAGTTAGCTTGGAAAAGAGTCGTATCCAAGAATTGA
- a CDS encoding cold-shock protein: MEQGTVKWFNAEKGFGFIERDGQDDVFVHFSAIQDEGFKSLDEGQSVTFDVEEGNRGLQATNVVKN; this comes from the coding sequence ATGGAACAAGGTACAGTAAAATGGTTTAACGCAGAAAAAGGTTTTGGATTTATCGAACGTGACGGACAAGATGATGTATTCGTACACTTCTCAGCAATCCAAGACGAAGGTTTCAAATCTTTAGACGAAGGTCAATCAGTGACTTTTGACGTAGAAGAAGGAAACCGTGGCCTACAAGCTACAAACGTAGTTAAAAACTAA
- a CDS encoding M3 family oligoendopeptidase, translating to MKFSEYEYHRPSYEDYKLQAEKAIAKLSQAQVADQALAAVTKMGALLSEFDKQAQLALIRHSINTKDSFYQAEQDFWDQHQPLFEAINTEYYRALLKSPFRVELEQVLPKQYFKMAEYKLKAFSPQVIEMLQKENELASSYDKLIASAQIEFDGKILNLSALGPYQQSTNPAIRKAASEAYFQFFEENEVKIDDLYDQLVKLRDKIAKQLGFKDFVELGYIRMERYDYDRQMVQTYRENVLEDVVPLAQKLYERQAKRIGVEKMHYYDLNLEFLDGNATPKGDQAYILEMGKKMYHELSAETETFIDYMYAGDLLDLETKDGKQGGGYCTFIPGYDSPFIFANFNGTSGDIDVLTHEAGHAFQVFQSRWIQQPELVFPTSESAEIHSMSMEFFTYPWMELFFKEETEKYKFSHLSGAVQFLPYGVLVDHFQHEVYENPEMMTPAERKAVWRKLEKIYTPHKDYSDNAFLEKGTLWYRQGHIFDTPFYYIDYTLAQVLALQFWKRAIIDKDPTAWKDYLAICEVGGTSSFLKLVDLANLKSPFEEGSLSEVMQVIDKQLTAIDDRKL from the coding sequence TTGAAATTTTCTGAATACGAATATCACCGACCAAGTTATGAAGACTACAAATTGCAAGCAGAAAAAGCCATTGCTAAATTAAGCCAAGCACAAGTTGCTGACCAAGCACTTGCTGCAGTGACTAAAATGGGTGCTTTACTCAGTGAATTTGATAAACAAGCACAACTTGCTTTGATCCGTCACTCCATTAATACGAAAGATAGTTTTTACCAAGCTGAACAAGATTTTTGGGATCAACACCAACCTCTGTTCGAAGCAATCAACACCGAGTATTATCGAGCGCTTTTAAAATCTCCTTTTCGAGTGGAGTTAGAACAAGTTTTGCCTAAACAATATTTCAAAATGGCAGAATATAAATTAAAGGCCTTTAGTCCACAAGTCATTGAAATGCTCCAAAAAGAAAATGAACTAGCAAGTAGCTATGACAAATTAATTGCCAGTGCCCAAATTGAATTTGACGGTAAGATTTTAAATCTTTCTGCCTTAGGACCGTATCAACAATCAACAAATCCAGCGATTCGTAAGGCAGCTTCTGAAGCTTACTTCCAATTTTTTGAAGAAAACGAAGTGAAAATTGATGATCTTTACGACCAACTCGTCAAATTACGCGACAAAATCGCTAAACAGCTAGGCTTTAAAGACTTTGTCGAGCTGGGTTATATTCGCATGGAACGCTATGATTATGATCGGCAAATGGTTCAAACTTACCGCGAAAACGTTCTAGAAGATGTCGTTCCACTTGCGCAAAAGTTATATGAGCGCCAAGCCAAACGTATTGGTGTTGAAAAAATGCACTACTATGATTTGAATTTAGAGTTTCTAGATGGGAATGCTACTCCTAAAGGGGATCAAGCTTATATTTTGGAAATGGGCAAGAAAATGTATCATGAATTATCAGCTGAAACAGAAACCTTCATCGACTATATGTATGCAGGTGACCTTTTAGATTTAGAAACAAAAGATGGCAAGCAAGGTGGGGGTTATTGTACCTTTATACCTGGCTACGATTCGCCGTTTATTTTTGCTAACTTCAATGGAACCAGTGGTGATATTGATGTGCTTACGCACGAAGCCGGACACGCTTTCCAAGTTTTCCAATCGCGCTGGATTCAGCAACCAGAACTCGTTTTTCCAACGAGTGAGAGTGCAGAAATTCATTCAATGAGTATGGAGTTTTTCACTTATCCATGGATGGAACTATTTTTCAAAGAAGAAACTGAAAAATATAAATTTAGTCATTTAAGCGGTGCCGTTCAGTTCTTACCTTACGGTGTGCTCGTGGATCATTTCCAACATGAAGTGTATGAAAATCCTGAGATGATGACTCCAGCTGAGCGTAAAGCGGTATGGCGTAAACTTGAAAAAATCTACACCCCCCACAAAGATTATTCAGATAATGCCTTTTTAGAAAAAGGAACCCTTTGGTACCGTCAAGGACACATTTTTGATACGCCTTTCTATTACATCGATTATACCTTGGCTCAAGTGTTGGCTCTCCAATTTTGGAAACGTGCTATTATTGATAAAGACCCTACAGCTTGGAAAGACTACCTAGCTATTTGTGAAGTAGGGGGGACAAGTAGTTTCTTGAAATTAGTGGATTTAGCTAATCTAAAATCACCTTTTGAAGAAGGTTCCTTATCAGAAGTGATGCAAGTTATCGATAAACAACTAACTGCTATTGATGATCGTAAGTTATAA
- a CDS encoding MATE family efflux transporter translates to MLEGIKERLSFKNPINADIIKIAWPVLLELILSSVFGMIDMMMLGNIADPSYAATAVASVGITNQPLFLGLAVVQALNVGGTAIIARYFGAGKKDRMENITKHVLIISMVLALPIAAFGFINAPAILLFMGAEPGLLDIGVDYFRIICISYLFQSFNFGVTGSLRGIGETKVPMNINIRVNFLNVLGNAILIYGLFGAPELRIVGAAISTMLANFVASIFMVRYLMSGKSELRFSFKNKFRFSKHTLKNLIRIGLPSALEQLVIRVGVILFVQVVSGLGTVVFAAHQIGMSILSLTFVIGQAFGISASALVGRALGAKDANRAEKYAHNSSMMGSASGFLVGVILFIFSDFFVGLFSQDPTIIENASAALKIAAVIQPFQANQLIVAGSLRGAGDTRFPLVSSIVGILVIRVVLANIFIGVFGWGLTGAWIAVVIDQFVRWILIRFRFRSGKWKNIHFA, encoded by the coding sequence ATGTTGGAAGGTATAAAGGAACGATTGAGCTTTAAAAACCCCATTAATGCAGACATTATTAAAATAGCCTGGCCGGTCTTATTAGAGCTAATATTGAGTTCTGTTTTCGGAATGATTGATATGATGATGCTTGGAAATATAGCTGATCCTAGTTATGCAGCGACTGCCGTTGCCTCAGTAGGGATAACCAACCAGCCTCTCTTTCTCGGCTTAGCAGTTGTTCAAGCCCTGAACGTCGGTGGTACCGCCATTATTGCGCGCTATTTTGGTGCCGGGAAAAAAGACAGAATGGAAAATATCACAAAACATGTCTTAATTATTAGTATGGTTTTAGCGCTTCCTATAGCAGCGTTTGGATTTATTAATGCTCCTGCGATTCTTTTGTTTATGGGCGCAGAGCCAGGGCTGCTGGATATTGGAGTCGATTATTTCAGGATTATCTGCATTAGTTACTTATTCCAATCTTTTAACTTTGGTGTTACAGGTTCCTTACGTGGAATTGGTGAAACTAAAGTTCCTATGAATATCAATATTCGTGTGAACTTCCTAAACGTATTAGGAAATGCGATTTTAATTTATGGTCTGTTTGGTGCACCAGAATTACGTATTGTTGGGGCAGCGATTTCAACTATGCTAGCTAACTTTGTCGCAAGTATTTTTATGGTTCGCTACTTAATGTCCGGAAAGAGTGAGTTACGCTTTTCCTTTAAAAATAAATTTAGATTTTCAAAACATACACTTAAAAACTTAATTCGAATTGGATTGCCTTCAGCCTTGGAACAATTAGTCATTCGAGTAGGTGTTATCTTGTTTGTTCAAGTCGTTTCCGGTCTAGGGACAGTCGTCTTTGCGGCTCATCAAATCGGTATGAGTATCTTATCTCTGACTTTTGTTATCGGCCAAGCTTTTGGGATTTCTGCTTCTGCTTTAGTCGGTAGAGCTTTAGGAGCCAAGGACGCTAACCGTGCTGAAAAGTATGCCCATAATAGTTCCATGATGGGGAGCGCCAGTGGGTTTCTTGTAGGTGTTATCCTGTTTATCTTTTCAGATTTCTTCGTTGGGTTATTTTCGCAAGATCCAACGATTATTGAAAATGCTTCAGCAGCTTTGAAAATTGCAGCAGTTATTCAACCTTTCCAAGCCAATCAACTGATTGTCGCAGGCTCTCTACGCGGAGCGGGAGATACACGTTTCCCGCTTGTATCTTCAATTGTAGGGATTTTGGTTATTCGGGTTGTCTTAGCCAATATCTTTATTGGCGTATTCGGCTGGGGCCTAACTGGTGCGTGGATAGCTGTTGTAATCGATCAATTTGTTCGTTGGATTCTGATTCGTTTCCGTTTTCGTTCTGGAAAGTGGAAAAATATTCATTTCGCTTAA